In the Populus trichocarpa isolate Nisqually-1 chromosome 8, P.trichocarpa_v4.1, whole genome shotgun sequence genome, TACAGGAGGTAAGAAATGCCATCTTACGATAGTGAGCCCAAATCCAGGACCAGGAGTCAAtagttagaaaatattaatGGAGGACTCAAGTTGTTTCAatttccaatttgttttttgggaAAGTTTAGGTGGCCGCATTTATAGGATTGGTAGATCAAgagcaggaaaaaaaagttgaaaattgcCTTGCTGATCAACCACGTGAATCTAGTAACTGAAGCCCATTCTGCTAGGTAGGCATTTCATTTCTAGCAAGCGGTATGTTCAGTAATACACCAGTTAGCAGTAGAATTTCTGCTAAGAAGTTAATGTTGGCTATAAATGCTGAAAAAgatatagaaattttttttttcttttttttttaaactgaaaaTGATTTAGAAATTTTCGTCATTTTGGGCTTcggtttgtttaaaatttttaagaaagtgTTATAACAACTTTGTCTGggttatgaatatatttataagagcTAGAACTTTTTTGCAGATATGGAACGAGAATTTACATATAATTGATGGGAAACAAAAGAGGCTTATGTGATCACTCTGTTCGTAACCGAGCTGCgaatttctcaattttatcagtGCAAGAATTACAAGATATCTTGCAATATGTATTGATTGCCATCTGTTCGATGAATTTTCTCAAAAGCATTCGTGATTTAATACAACAATCTAGTTCATTTAAAGACATAATCTACAGAAATAGAAATCTGGGCTGTGTTGTTTACTCTGTTATGATCGATAAAACAGCCGATTCAGCTCGGATAGAAGCTCTACAGAGTGGGCAACTTGACTGAGTGACAAGCCACTTATCGACGCAGTCACAATGAAAACAATGCTGACACTGCGGCAAAACTTTCAGCCTAtcaccatcttcaaacacaCCAAGGCATATACAGCACTCGCTTTCGACTGCAGTGCCATTATTACTGGTACCCAAATTTGATTTGTGCAAAGTTATCGGCAAAGCCTTGATGATCGTGGATTCGAGGCCTCTTGGAGGAAGGC is a window encoding:
- the LOC7472441 gene encoding RING-H2 finger protein ATL66; translation: MASQDSQPFHWHYEELDENDFQVRGRALFYVLIVGSMIILIALLSIYARWVCLENTRHNLPSRLPVHHAPRLPPRGLESTIIKALPITLHKSNLGTSNNGTAVESECCICLGVFEDGDRLKVLPQCQHCFHCDCVDKWLVTQSSCPLCRASIRAESAVLSIITE